The genomic DNA cggggtttcaccgtgttagccaggatggtctcgatcttctgacctcatgatccgcccgtctcggcctcccaaagtgctgggattacaggcttgagccaccgcgcccagcaaaaTTTTTAGGATTATGTAGTTCTCCCACTTTATTTGTGGGAGATACATTTCAAGACCCctggtggatgcctgaaacccCTGAAACCACAGATGGTACTGAATCCCATAAATACTgtttttctatacatatatacctatgataaagtttaatttataaattaggtacagtaagagattaacagcaataactaataaaatagaacaattataacaatatactgtaataaaagttatgtgaggccaggcacagtggctcacacctgtagtcccagaactttgggaggctgaggtgggccagatcacttgagatcaggagtttgagaccagcttggccaacatggtgaaaccctgactctcacaaaaatacaaaaaaatttagccaggcgtggtggtgagcacctataatcccagctactgaaggggctgaggcaggggagttgcctgaacccaggagggggaggctgcagtgagctgagattgtgccactgcactccagcatggctgACAAAGCAatactcttgtctccaaaaaaaaaaaaaaaaaaaaaaaaaaaagttatgtgaatgtggtctctatCTCAAAGTACTGTAATATTTTTGGATCACGATTGACCATAGTTAACTGAAACTGTAAAGCAAAACTGTGGATAAGGCGGGATTACTGTAAATAAGAGCATAtgaactcatttattcaacaaatattgaattCCCACTTATGTGCTAggtgtaaaatatttctttagaggATATTGTTGGTGTGCTGATCAGATTTTCTAATCATTGAATATTGTAAGGGATAGCTATGGAGTAGAACAGTTAGGACATGGGATCAGAATCAAGGTGAATCAAGAGACCAAATCTAATCAAATGGGGCGTTTTAACAGCAGAAATGAAAAGTCTTACATAAGGAAATTACAGAATTTAAGGAGTGGCTGCATGTAAAAGCAGCCTCCTGCGGAAAGGTTGCAACCCTCTCAGTGACTCTGGGCTTCATGTTCATCAGCGGTGTGCTGATGTCCTCTCAGCCATGGGCAGTATTTCCTAAAGTGTCCTCAGTGAGTCAGATGATAGGCCCATTGTCTTTTATGTTGTCAAGACAAGCCTAAGCATTGTGTTCACTTCTGGGACCACACCTTGAAAGGGTCCACACATTGGAGTAGGAGGGCTGGGGCATTTAAAGCCTTGTGATGGGAGCTGTGTGAAGGAAATGGAGCTGTTTAGATAGGAGACAACATTGTGGACAGGGCAGAGTGGGGAGGAGGTCTTATAGGGTCACTGTCTATCAATACTTGCTTACTAATCATGATCATGTGAGTGAGGACTTAGACTTGATCTGTGAGAGTCTAAAGGGCAGAAAGAGGCTAACTGTTGGAAGGTTCAAGGAGGCAGGTATTGGACACAATCTTAAAAGATCTAGTAATTAGAGTTGTCTGAAAATGGCCTGGGTTGCCTTGGGAAAGTAGAGAGTTGCTAGAATAAGAATAGCCTGATTTTAACTGTTCACACATATTCACACTTTGGTGGTTTGGAATGCTCAAGTTTAGTCATCATTATTTgtggttttcatattttaactaCATTAATCCAATGAGGGTAACTTTCTTAGCCACCCTCTGTTAAAGGTCAACGTTCTTTTCTTTACATCCCATTGGTATATATTTGAAAAGGCAAGTTCCATAAAACTAAACTGACATAAAGTATCTCAGAATATTAAGGATACTAACTTCTAGTTAGTATCTACTGTTATGTATTGTAACTGGTAGTATACTAAAATATGGTAATTTccacatgcatatatattctaATATGTCATAGTGACTTTgaatgctttttgaaaagatgCTTACTTCAGGTTAACTGTGCTAAAAATTCTGAGCTTTTAGTTTTTGGAAGTAATCCACTTTTGTTGACAATAATGTAgatcttttaaaacattgttcATAATTATATCTTACACTCTCCAAGAGTAGCAATACTAAACTAGTTTGTTCAGACACACTGATATGTTGATCAGTGTGAGCTCAATATGAGTATATTGTGAGGTGTCTGACGACATCACATTAAAACAGTTCAAGTACTGAAGGTTCCAGGATgatctgttctttttaaaattaggaatgaTGCTTACCATGTATTTGCTTCTTATGAAAAGAGAAATGGGTAGAATTACAGACATCTGGGTAAGAAGCTTACATAATCCCTGTGAACAACTGTAGGAGAATGTGAAGGTGGAAAAAGGTCTTTGATACTAGAGTTAGAATTGCTATTCAGTAGGAATTGATTGTGCACAGGGGGAGATCAGTTCTGGTGCTCATTTTGTGGTATAATAATGTAAGGGTGAAATGAAaggattattaaaaaataatccagatgcagccgggtgcggtggctcaagcctgtaatcccagcactttgggaggctgagacgggcggatcacgaggtcaggggttcgagaccatcctggctaacacggtgaaaccccgtctctactaaaaaatacaaaaagctagccaggtgaggtggcgggcgcctgtagtcccagctacttgggaggctgaggcaggagaatggcgtaaaaacccgggaggcagagcttgcagtgagctgagatccggccactgcactccagcccaggcaacagagcgagactccgtctcaaaaaaaataaaaataaaaataaaaataataatctagaTGCTACCAGTACACTCAGCCCAGTGCAATACAAATTAGTGTATTTTGGTATGAAATACTTGTTAATAGACATAGCAGTTTTTGGTTATAGACTCTTCTGATACTTGGTAGTATGGGCTTGTACATACATAAAACTAGGCCCCTAAGATTTTTGGTAACTACATGTCTCCAGTTTGTTGGAACTGTCATGCTATCTTTATCAGTTTCCAAAGGAACGTTTAACGTTAGTTCCAAAGTAGTCTTCCGGATCATGTATGCAAGACTCCATGACCAAGCTCCCAGATGATCCAGGTTAGTGAGCTGCACATCCGGGAAGGCAGAGCAGCCATTCCTGCCTCCCAGTAATTTCccacctttttccttttttacttcattttcctcAGTGGATAATGGTCTTTCTATAGAAAACCTAATCCTTAACCTAGAAACTGTGATTTGaaataagtgaaagaaacaatGAACAGTCCTCCCAGAAGCTTTCTATCTCCTGCAAAAAAGTTTTGGATCGTGTTtcttatagatttataaaatgtttattaaataacaGTAGTTtgccaatagtttttttttagcATGTGTAGGGGAAGTCATATTTAGTTTTCAAATGCCAAATTTATGTGTAAACAGTAAGTATAATACGAAACTCATTTGACTTGAATGGAACCTTAGATCCCAGGTTTTAGTCATTCACTTATGTCACCCTGGGCAGCTTTACTTAACTAGCGAGAGTGTGATCTGTATAAGTGATGTAGTGCCTTTAGGAAAAAACATACCATGTAAGTCTtcaatactactttattttcaTAGGTTAGGTGAATCTTGttaatttattatagaaataagaaTTCTTGCTGTCTTTATGTGTTACAATAGTCTTGGGTTGGGAAAATCTGTTGGTCTGATTTCTACCTAAGAATGAATGTCTAAGATTTTCAAACAGCAAAAGTTCACAATAATTAAGTTTCTGTGTTCTTGATATTCTTCTGCTATTATCAGTCTTAGACCACTCCAGagttcttctttattttcttttccttttggtcaAATAGTAGAAAAATGTGACTTGCTGCTGAGCCCTGCTCTTCACACCTGCTTGCCTTTACTCAGCTAGTATTTATTTCAAGAGATGATTCCTGCCTAGGTCATCACCAGTGGGGAAGGttaatctttcatttttcccACAGAAACCTGAATAAGGGAAATTTCAGAAAAGAACAGCCACAAATCTGTTTGAAACCTGATAGGGTgacttttggtttttgttttgtttaaggacagtttgttttttttattgaaatgaaaatcaTGCAAATGATCATTTTAAACTGGACATAAGGGAAAGGGCTCGTTTTAgcatagataaaataaaaaatgaaacagaggaAGCATAATTTTTATGGAGTATTAGATTTAGAAAGAAATACTAGAGTTCATCTAGTCCAACCTCCTACTGGTGAGTAAACACTCATTTTGTGTTTatagaaaaaactatttgaaGTTGGAAACAGGAATTTGGGTTTGAAAATGCTTTGTTGCCTAATTATCTTTTGCTTTATCAActgtagatttttttcccctactcACTGAAGTTATATCTAAGTAAAGCTTTGTATctataaagacttaaatatatttttgtatttatgaatTAGAGCCTTCATGGTGTTTTATATGATCAAATCAATCATACATAGGAGGGGAATGTTTTTACTTAGGTTGCTAGAAGTCATTTAGGTGAATCACTGTTTGATTATTGTGGaggaaattttaaagtaaataaaattttgggTCTCCTTGCAATGCAAAATACCACCCTGCAGATTCCATTTGGGCTGGAGCTAATCTGATCACCTTCTGCCACAAATATATGAACATATGTATGCGTTTGGGTGTCATGTTGAAATGCTTTTAGGTTTATATATAAATCTGTACTTTGTTGCTTTTCTCGTTAATTTTTGTTCTTAGTTGTTAAAAATTAAGGAGGTAATACTTACTCAAGTTTCATAGTATAAAGAACCAAATGAATGATCTTTGTTGTCTTGAAAAAATCCCAGCTTTTAAAGGATGTTCACTAAGTATAGTGAAGTCATCATTCCACCCAGGGAGCTAGGTTTGAAGCTGAACTATTGCTTCAATTTGCAGATGAAAATGAGAGATTAATGGTTGCTTTTCTTGGAGTTCAGTTGTGTTAAACTTCACTGTCCATTTTGCCTTCATTACTAGTATCATACCACATTCTTATAAATTCACCAGCAACATTTCTGTATAAGTGTCTGTCAAGTTGAGTTACATTGATTTCAGCAGGTAACAAACTTTGTTGTAATATAGAGTGTTATGTTTCCAGAATTTGTATTGTTAGCTCAGCCATTTTTATGTGGGCGTAGGCATGATTACCATGATGTAATCAGAGAGCTGTAATTagcattgaaaaaagaaaacataagataCAGTGAAGAAAAAGTAGCTGCATAACTGGCTGGGTgtatttaatacattaaaaaatggatAAGTCTTATTCTGTCAGTCCTGTTTCAGATATCTGAAAATTATCAATGCTTTGTCCGTTGATGCGGATATCCAGGTCAGTCCTGTTTGGGCTTTTAGAAACCAGAGGAGTTGGAAATTCAGGGATAGTCTTGTCAAAATTCTGCATCTTGATTTGATATTCACCTTTGGAACCTCGGGTCAACAGAGATGCAAAACAGTGATGTAACATGATCTCAGAGGGTAGGTAGGATGTCCTCCTTTGGCATATTTCTCCAGTGCCCTCCTGCATTGCTGAAAGGAATACAACTAATTCAAAGTGGGAAGGATTTTCATGCTGGAGCAGAGTAGCCAGAGGACTCGATGGTGTAATGGAGTGATAGTAGGTTAGTGGAAAGATAAAGAATGGACATTCCTCAGAACTGATGCCATCAAGGTGGAAATCTACACTGGTCTGGTAGAGTTCgccattttctctttcctgatagAGTACAGCTGAGACCCGGACACTGGTTAGAGGGCTGGGTCGGGTGTTGGCCACTTGGAAGATAAGATTAGGTTTGCCATCTATGTGAGCTACTACTGCTATGTCAGTAAAGCGAATTGAGAAAGCTCGATTTTTTGGCCGGGCAATCTTCGCCACAAAGGCACCtaaataagaaattattgaattttttttagcatgaagactTTAAATATCAATACTTTTTCTGAATGAGAAGGGTATAtcaaatatttacacatttcttGGTGCCATGCCTTTCAGTGagtcaggaattgaactcattgTTAATTTGGTTAGTCTTATTTGCCTGAAGCATTTTTCAAAGtacatttctgtttaaaaaccatgatttcaaaatgaataagcaaaatgatTTTGTTACAGAGAAATGTAAAACTTCGTCCTCTAGTTTTTTACCAAGTCAAAGAAGTGGTCACTTCCTATATTCCTGCCTGTGCTTAAAAAAAGtagtagaaaataaatgcaacttGGATACAGCCAGATTACGTTGAAGTAGAGACTAGATTCAGAGTAGAATGATTGGGGATGGAGAGGGGACCAGTAGAATGAGTgatattttggctgggcacggtggctcacgcctgtaatcccagcactttgggaggctgagtcgggcgggtcacttgaggtcaggagttcgagaccagcccggccaatatgatgaaaccctgtctctaccaaaaatacaaaaattagctgggtctggtggcgcatgcctgtaatccagctactcaggaggctgaggcaggagattgcagagagccaagtttgtacaactgcactccagcctgggcaacagagcaagactccatctcaaaaaaaaaaaaaaagagggatactttgaagaatttttaaactttgaaacaTACCTTTTCTGGGGCCAGGGAGGACTGACTATCAGGTAATTTCAGTGCACCTTTCAGATGTATCTTCCTTGTGCCCTAAGCTATAgataagagtttctttttttttttatggtgccaattttaaatagttttatttaagaCATTGCATTTTCCACTTAcaatacagtgtttataaagtgcAATGTTATTTCCTTCCCCTGTGCATGTTCCATATTCAAGTATTGAGAATGCCCAGTAACTTACTATAGCAGCTTAACTTTTTGAAACTGCCACAGAATTTGCTACAAATTTAGGTCcttcaaatgttttaaatgtgtgGAACAATGCTACACCTAAGAGTTTCTTAATCAGTTTTGTGCCACAGATTTTGTTGGCAGGTTGTTGGTAAGGTCTAAGAAGTAAGTACTTATCAGAATTACGTTTTAAGtgcttaaaatataaaagaaaccaaATTATTGAAATTCAGTTGAACATTTAAGAAATGATATTATAGTACCATATGTACCTTACTGATACATTAAATAACAGTCTAGTGGTGGGTTTATTACTGTGATTTTGAAGTATTCTGGTTTgatatgacaaaatatttatgatttctgTTTGAATCAAAGCTAGTAATACTGCTGATGATACTGTTTTTTGTTGCCTGTAGGAAATGCCAAGTTTCAGTTAGTGGTTTGTGCCAAGAGATATAAGTTTTTCCCATCTAAGTTTATAGATCCCCTTAATTGTATCCAAAGGACTGACCCAGTGTAGGAACACTTTTTGTAGAAGTTTGTGATTTGCGGGTTATAGAGCTGGTTGGTAGCACATTGGGATTTCATTCCAGATCATTCTGCATATGGCCCAATGCTTACCTTCTCAGATTATTATTGAATAGTATATAAAAggcaagttttcttttaaaagtatgtatgtCACATAAAAGGGCACTAGTCGTCCTTctttaaaggaaagagttttctGTGTTCATGAGCAAAATTTCATAATCTTTGTGGACAtatttccagtgcattttgctaGGAATGTGTATACGTAACTTGTTCTCTAACATATAATGCTGACTGTGGTGTTCTGGGCTCACTGGCATAAAGTAAATGTTGAAAAGATGAACTCATAGGAGGGAATTCTAACccagtgaagaaaaaaaacaaaattcctgtGTTAGGTAAAATGACTGtcaaaatatgtattgaatgtatttattcatttgtttgacaAAATGATTAGCTTCAGTGGAaaccttttaaatctttttttaattttttttttatataggatATTTCTGCAGTTTAGTGTCATACTGATCTCTTTTTTCTTAAGTAGTTCCAGTAAGTAAAATTTTGGCATTGAGACAGGTTCCTAATGCATTtctcctatatattttttttggctCTAAACTGTTTCTTTTCTATCTTAGACATTACCTGCTATTAATATGGATAAATTATTCTGTAACAGTATTACTTATAACTGACTATACCCTTTCCAAAcacctgtagtttttttttttttttaagaacaaagacaaaattacCTGTGATAAAAGCCTCTAGCATGAGGCCTAGGAGCATTTGTATGGCAAGTAAGGCGATTGCGCTTGGACAGTCACCACTGGGGAACATGGTACCATAACCAATTGTGAGTTGTGTCTCCAGGGAGAAGGAGAATGCAGCTGTGAAACTGGTGATATACTTGACACAGATAGTGTGGTTTTCAGGTGGGGCATCATGATCTAGTTCCAGATCACCATTCATCTCAGCTAGAACATACCAGAGCACTGCAAAGACAAGCCAGTGGACaacaaaagaagcagaaaagaccAACATCATCCAACGCCAGCGCATGTCCATTAGGATTCCCCAAGCATCTCGAAGATATGCAAGACCTCTTTGAGCGCCATCCATTTGAAGTGTGCTGTGGCCATCCTTGGTGACCATCCTCCGGTATCTTTGACTTAGGAGGGGAGCAATAACTTTGCAATTACTGCTGTCCATTTCAGGCTGTATTTCTCTGAAATCAAGAGTAAATTAGTAAGCTCTTAACTGTTTTACAGTTAATGTTTGTGAATTTGGAGACCTCATGCACTTTCTGCTTTCTTGGGAGTGCTTCTCTAACCACAACTTCGCCAACTCTCTCGCTTTTCTCTTTATGTAAGGGGGCATTTACTAAGTCATTCATTTGGGAGCTAATTGTGTGTTACCTTAAAATACCTCTTCCATTGTTTCTTTGAATGACTGTTAAGGCATTGTTtaacatttatacattttctaagtatatttttaaattcctgtgGGTAGAGATTATATACCCCTGTGTCTTCCTTGCATAAGTCCAGGTGTcaagcatttattgatttgacCAAATATTATGTGTAAAGactagcatttctttcttttttttttttttttgtgcagtgaccggttctcagctcactgcaagctccgcctcccgggtttacgccattctcctgcctcagcctctgagtagctgggactacaggcgcccgccccctcgcCTGGctagggtttttttgtattttttagtagagatggggtttcacggtgttagccaggatggtctcgatatcctgacctcgtgatccgcccgtctcggcctcccaaagtgctgggattacaagcttgagccactgcgcccggccaagactagCATTTCATAGTTAATTTATAATTATGCATTATTCATAATTAAAAGGAGTATGTTTAAATA from Piliocolobus tephrosceles isolate RC106 chromosome 11, ASM277652v3, whole genome shotgun sequence includes the following:
- the KCNJ13 gene encoding inward rectifier potassium channel 13 isoform X1 — its product is MDSSNCKVIAPLLSQRYRRMVTKDGHSTLQMDGAQRGLAYLRDAWGILMDMRWRWMMLVFSASFVVHWLVFAVLWYVLAEMNGDLELDHDAPPENHTICVKYITSFTAAFSFSLETQLTIGYGTMFPSGDCPSAIALLAIQMLLGLMLEAFITGAFVAKIARPKNRAFSIRFTDIAVVAHIDGKPNLIFQVANTRPSPLTSVRVSAVLYQERENGELYQTSVDFHLDGISSEECPFFIFPLTYYHSITPSSPLATLLQHENPSHFELVVFLSAMQEGTGEICQRRTSYLPSEIMLHHCFASLLTRGSKGEYQIKMQNFDKTIPEFPTPLVSKSPNRTDLDIRINGQSIDNFQISETGLTE
- the KCNJ13 gene encoding inward rectifier potassium channel 13 isoform X2; amino-acid sequence: MNGDLELDHDAPPENHTICVKYITSFTAAFSFSLETQLTIGYGTMFPSGDCPSAIALLAIQMLLGLMLEAFITGAFVAKIARPKNRAFSIRFTDIAVVAHIDGKPNLIFQVANTRPSPLTSVRVSAVLYQERENGELYQTSVDFHLDGISSEECPFFIFPLTYYHSITPSSPLATLLQHENPSHFELVVFLSAMQEGTGEICQRRTSYLPSEIMLHHCFASLLTRGSKGEYQIKMQNFDKTIPEFPTPLVSKSPNRTDLDIRINGQSIDNFQISETGLTE
- the KCNJ13 gene encoding inward rectifier potassium channel 13 isoform X3; translated protein: MDSSNCKVIAPLLSQRYRRMVTKDGHSTLQMDGAQRGLAYLRDAWGILMDMRWRWMMLVFSASFVVHWLVFAVLWCLCGEDCPAKKSSFLNSLY